The genomic region CCGCGCCGCGCGGGTCGAACGGCCGCGGCTCGTGCACACGGCGCGCGCCCTCTTGCAGCACTTCGTGGGCCTGCGAGGTGAGCTGGAACTCGATCTCGCGGCCCACGCGACGACGCTCGAGCAGCCCGTCGGCAGCCATGCGATCCAGCGTCGCGCGGACGGTCGGCGCCGCGATACCCGCGCCGTCGAGAGCCTCGATGATCACGCCCGCGCGAACGGGCCCGACCCCGGTGTCATGGACGAACTCGCCGAAGAACGCGAGCAGCAGCCGCTTCGCGGCACGCTGACGCATCACTCCTCCCTCGTCGACGGCACGGCGCTCATGCGGTGGGGCGGATGGCTTCGCCGCGTTTGGCGCGTTGGATCTGCTCGTACACGTGGGTGCGCAGCTCGGTGAAGCGGGGCAGGGCGCGGGTGGTGATCTGGTCGCGGTCGGCGTCGAGGTCGATGGCGAGGTCTTCCTGCACCCAGGTCGGGGACTTCGAGAGCACCACGACCCGTTCGCCGAGGTAGACGGACTCGTCGATGTCGTGGGTGACGAACAGGATCGACATGCCCCGCTCCAGATGCAGCCGCCGCACCAGATCCTCGAGATCGGCTCGGGTCTGCGCGTCGACGGCCGCGAACGGCTCGTCCATGATCAGCACCTCGGGCTGGTACGCCACGGCGCGGGCGATCGCGACACGCTGCTGCATGCCGCCGGACAGCTGCCACGGGTAGCTCTTGTGGGCATGGCCGAGGCCGACCGCCTCGAGGGCGTCGTCGATGAGCTGGTCCCGGTGCGCCTTCGACATCTTCTTGTGCTTCAGCGGCAGCTCCACGTTCCCCCGCACCGTCAGCCACGGATACAGGCTCCGCCCGTACTCCTGGAACACCAGCGCCATGTCCGGCGGCGGCGCGGTCACCCGGCCGCCATGCAGCATCACCGTCCCCTCGGTGGGCTTGAGCAGCCCCGCGATGCACTTCAGCAGCGTGGTCTTCCCGCACCCCGACGGGCCCACGATGCACACCAGCTCACCCTTCTGCATCGAGAAGCTGATATCGCCGATCGCCTCGACGGACCCCGTCGCGGACTCGTAGACCTTCTTCAGATGCTCGACCTCGAGCAGCGTGTCACGTTCAGGCACGTTCGACCTCCTTGATTCCGTGGTACCAGCGCAGCACCCGACGCTCCGCGAACCCGAAGATCGCCGCGAGCAGAACACCGATCAGACCCAGCAGCAGGATGCCGCTCCACATCTCCGCGATCAGGTAATTGCGCTGGAAGTAGACGATCCGGTACCCCAGACCGGACGACGAATAGAACATCTCCGAGATCACCATCAGGATCAGCGCGATCGACAGCGACTGCCGCACCCCCGCCATGATCCGCGGGCTCGCCGCCGGCAGCACCAGGAAACGGATCGTCTCACCGACCGTGAGCGCGAACGACCGCGACGTCTCGGTCATCACACTGTCCGTGGACCGCACCCCGTCGATCGTGTTCAGCAGCACCGGCCACACCGCACCCACCACGATCACCGTGATCTTCATCGCATCGGTCGGCCCCAGCAGCACCGCGATGATCGGGATCAGCACCGGCGGCGGCACCGCACGGAAGAACTCCAGCATCGGCTCCAGCAGCTCACGCAGCCACCGGTTCAAACCGATCAGCGTCCCGGCGACCACACCGATCGTGACCGACAGCACGATCCCGCCCGCCAGACGCCCCAGACTCGGCAGGATGTCCTCGAAGAACGCCGGACCCACCCACGTCTCCCAGAACGCCGCGAAGATCGTCAACGGCGACGGGAAGAAGATCTCCGGCGACACCGAGGACCACACACCCCAGATCACCAGCAGAATGATCGGCAGCCCCAGCGCATACGCGGTGCTCTCCCCGACCTTCCGCCACAGCGCAGGCCCCCGACGCGGGACGACGACAGTGCTCGTATACAGAGTCACAGCACTTCCTCCCCCCGCACCGACTGATGCCACGACAACGCACGACGCTCGATCGCACGGAACACCAGATTCACAACCAGCCCCAGCAGACCCGTCACGATCACCAGCGCATACACCCCGACATAATCACCCGCGGACTGCGCGAACACGATCTCCCGACCCACACCCGGATTCCCGATCGTCATCTCCGCCGTCACCGCAAGGATCAACGCCACCGTCGCCGCCAACCGCACACCCGTCATCAGATACGGCAACGCCGTCGGCAACACCAGATTCACAATCCGCGAACCCCGACTCAACCCGAAACTGCGAGCCGTGTCACGAGCCACAGCATCCACATCCGCCACCCCGTACAGCACCTGCACGAACACCTGCCAGAAACTCGCGAACACGATGATCACCAACGCCGCCTGCAACTGGATCCCGAACATCAGAATCGCCAACGGAATCAAAGCCACCGACGGAATCGGACGCAGGAACTCCACCGTCGTATGCGTCGACCGCCGCAAGAACGGAACCAGACCGATCACCGTCCCCAACACCGTCGCCAGGGACACCGCGATCACCAGACCGATCCCCCACGCCGTCATCGTCCGACCCACATTCCGCCAGAACTCCACATCCAACATGTCCGCAGCAAGCCGGGCAAGCACCTCAGACGCAGGCGGGAACGTCGCCGGATTCAACAAACCCAAAGTCGGAATCAACTGCCACGTCAGCAGAAAACCCGCAATCCCCGCCGCACCCAACGCGACCTTACGCACCGACCGACGCGCACGCGCACTCCGATAACGAGCCGCAACCACAGAAGCCTCAGCAGTCATAACAACCCTTCCGAATCAGGGGACGAGGTATCGAGGGCGGGGCTCCGACACATGAAGCGCCGGGAACCCCGCCCTCGATCGTCAGGCTCCTACTGGAGCTGGATCATGACGTCGAAGTCGGGCATCTCGTCGAGCACTCCGTAGTCGACGGCCAGCTGTGCCAGCTCCTGGACCTTGTCGACGTCCAGCACAGGCGTGAACGACGAGATGGTCAGCGACTGTGCGGCCTCCAGCGGGATGTCGAGGTTGCTGGCGATCGCCGCATCCACTGCGTCTTCGTTCGAGGCTGCCCACTCCAGCGCTTCGGCCATCGCACTGGTGTAGCTGGCCACGAGCTCCGGGTCGGAGTCCATGAGTTCCTGCGTCGTGTAGTTCGTCAGAACCGTCAGCCCGGGAATCGTCGCCTGGTACGGGTACACCACTTCGACCCCGCCGGCACCGACGATCATGCCGCGGAAGGGGTCGGGGACCCAGCCGGCGTCGATGGTTCCGCCCTCGAGCTGAGCCTGCACGTCGGGGAAGGCGACCTCGACGAACTCGATGGTCGTGGGGTCACCGCCGTCGTCCTCGACGGCCTTCATGATCGTGACGTCACCGGCCGCGCCGAGGCTGTTGACCGACACACGCTTGCCCGAGAGATCAGCAGGCGACTCGATCCCCGAATCCCCGAGCGCCACGACGGCGTTGACGTCCTGGCCCTCGGCGAGGCTGTCGGCGTAGTTGCTGAGGATCACAATGCCCAGATCCTGGAGTTCGGCGCGCATCGGGCCGAACGGCTGACCCACCGCGAACTGGATGTCGCCGCTGATGAGCGCGGGGATCGCGAGCGCTCCACCCTGTGCGGGGACGATGTCGAGTTCGAGTCCATAGTCGGCGAAGATCCCCTCCTCCATCGCCGCCCACAGGGCTCCCGTCTCGGCGATGGGCAGCGCGGCCACGCGAACCGTGGTCATCTCCCCATCGGCATCCGAGCCCCCCTCCGTCGCCGTCGGAGCGCCGGAGTCGGTGCATCCGCTCAGCGCGAGAGCGCCGGCTGCCATGATGCCCAGGATTGCAAGCCTCTTCTTCATTGAAGTCACCTTTCGTCGGAGGTGCGTCACCGAGCCTCCGGTGACGGCGGGCACACCACCGTGCCACAGTCCTGATGGTCGCTGAATGCGCCTCAGGTCTGAGGCTATTTCCTCATCATGTGGAGCGCGAGGGGTTATGCGTCGAGCACGAGAGTGTCCGACCGCGCGCGGGATACGCACGGCATCATGACGAGCCCCTCGGATCGCTCCGTGTCGGTCAGGACGGAGTCGCGGTGATCGACGACGCCGCCGAGGAGACTGGTCTCACATGACCCGCAGACTCCCTGCGAGCAGGACACCGGGATGTCCACCCCCACACGGGAGGCCGCGTCCACGATCGAGTCGGCGGCCTGAACGACAGCACTGACTCCCGACCGGTTGAATGCGACCTCGAATTCATCCCGGGCATCGGCGGCGGCGACGACAGGCCGCGGCGCGAACCACTCTGCGTGCAGAGGGCCCGCATCGACCCGCCGCGCAGCCTCTTCCAGCCCGACCAGCAGCGACGTCGAGCCGCATGCGTACAGACGTCGACCGGTTCCGTCTCCGAAGGCGATGGCATCGAGATCGGGGCGGCCATGCTCGGACGTGATGTGCAGCGTCACGCCCCTCTCAGGCAGCCGGTCGAGGTACGCGGCCCTGCCGCGCTCCCGCACGATGTAATCGAGGCTCCACGGCACGCCCGTTTCCTCACAGTGCTCGATCATCGGCAGGATCGGTGTGATCCCGATCCCGCTGGCGACGAATCGGTACCCCGCTGCCGGGAGCATGCGGAAGTTGTTCCGAGGCCCCCGGACGGTGACGCGCTGGTGGGGCTCCAGGCGCGTGTGGAGAGATTCGGATCCGCCTCGGCCCTCGGGCTCGCGGAGCACAGCGATCCGCCATTCGCACACGGCGTCGCGCGGTCCGCACAGTGAGTACTGTCGAACGGCCCCGACAGGTGTCACCAGCTCGAGGTGAGCTCCGGGATTCCATTGCGGAAGCGGGCCCCCATCCGTCGCAGCCAGGACGATCTCGATGACCTCGTCCACGACGGGCTCTATCCGCGAAACGACGAGTTCCATGTCAGCTCCGCACCGCGATCGGCAACGACAAGAAGCGGAATGGGCGGAACGGCGACGGGGTCGGACGATCACCGAGAACGTAGTGATGACCGCTCGCGACGAGTTCTTCCAGCAGGATCCTCAGCTCCAGGCGCGCCAACGGCGCACCGAGGCACGCGTGGATCCCCGCGCCGAACGAGAGGTGCCGGTTCGGTCGACGCGCATAGTCCGTGCGTTCGGGATCGGCGAACTCCTGAGGATCGTGGTTGGCCGCGGCGATTCCGAGTTCGATGGCCTGGTCTCGTCCGATCGGCGTGCTTCCCACCTCTCCGGGGACGTTCGCCTCCCGTCCCACACCCGCCAGCGGGGGCGCCCACCGCAGGATCTCCTCGACAGCGGCCGCAATCTCATATCGCCCCTCGTTCAGCCCTTCCTTCAGCTCGGGATCGGACGCGAAGCGGGCCATCATGCTGTTCATCGCCGCGGTCGTCGTGCCATGGCCCGCGCTGATCATCTGTTTTCCGATCTCACGAAGCTCGTCCGGCGAGAGTTCGCGGTCGTCGATACGAGTCTCGAACAACGCGCTGAAGAAGTCGTGCTCCGGGTCGCGCGGGGCACGACGGCGCTCGGCGATGATCGAGTCGATGTGGTCGTTGACCCGCCCATCGATCTCGGCGAGTTCGTCGGACGTCATCGGCCTTGTCGGGTTGAGGGACAGAGACTTCAGCAGCCCGACATCCTCGACGGGAAGCCCCAGGAACACACAGAGTACGTGCGCGGGAAGCGGCCCGCCGACCGAGTCGGCGAAATCGCCCCCTCCGGCTCGCGCGAACCGGACCACGTAGTCGCGGACGATCGGCCTGATCATCGGTTCCAGGAGCGAGATGCGACTCGGGCGGAACAGAGGCGTGAGTGCCGCGCGATAGAGCGCGTGAGCCTCGCCGTTGTAGGTGAGGGGGATGAAGCTCGGCTGGTCGCGCACGAACATGAACGGCCGGCCGCTGCGATACTGCGACGGATCTCTCAAGCACTCCACCACCAGGGGGTACGTGCTCAGCTTCCAGTACCCGCCATGGTCCTCGCTCCATGACACCGGCGGCTCGGCGCGCAACCGAGCGAGTTCGTCCGATTCGGCCGCGAAGAGTTCGACGACACCGTTGTTGTCAGCCATGTGATGAGAATAGCTGAAACCCAATTAAATCGGACTATTGGTGGTATTTACTTCAACTAGATTGGAGTTACTCATCTTCGCGACCCGACGGCCTTCCGGCGGGAACCCGTACCGTCAGCGCCGCCATCGGCTCGCCCGTGGCATACGACCACCCGAAGAGCTCGGCACCGGTGTGAGTGAGCGCGGTCGCAGCCTCATGCCACATCTGGACTGCGCCGTCGGCCTTCGCGCCTTCGAGGACGACATCGACGACGTCGATGGGCTCTTCCGTCGATTCGCCGGCGGAGGGAACGAAGCTGAGCACGGCCGCCCGGCCGTGCACCGTCAGCAGGGGATCGCCGATGACGACACGCAGCATGCCTCCGTGGGCCGTGAACTCGACTTCACCCCCGAACCGCGCCTCCCTCACACAGCCCTCTTCGTCATACTCGACTCCGACGAGCGGAAAGTAGAACTCGCCCGACATCGTCGACGCAGCCCCCCGCCGGACCTGCGCCCGACCACCGGAGCCGACCACGTATCGAAGGAAGCTCCCGCGGACCCCCCACGCGAGTCCGAGGTCGGCCCGACGAGGGCCCTCGCCGCGAGGATCCGGGCCGGGCACACCCGCGTGAAGCGACATCAGCGTTGGTCTTCGGCTCGTCGACCGTCTGTGCGCGGGCCGCTACCCACGAGCAGGGCTAAGGGAGAGCGGGACGGCCTTCGGCCCGTACTCCAGCCAGTTCATCATCTGGACCTCTCCGTCGAGCGTGAACTGCTCCGTTGCGTTCAGCAGCTCTTCGAGCGCGATGGCCACCTCCATGCGGCCCATGTTGGCCGCGGGGCACTTGTGCGCTCCTCGACCGAAAGTGAGGTGAGCGTTGCCGGCTCTCCGCAGCACGAACTCGTCGGGGTTGTCGTACACCGTCTCGTCGCGGTTCGCGGAGGGATAGATCAGCGCGACTGCTTCGCCCGCGCGCACGGTGCGTCCGTGAATCTGGGTGTCCTTCGTGGCTGTGCGCGAGAAGACCCGGTACGGCGCGTGCATGCGGAGGAACTCCTCGGCCGCCGCCGGCATCTCATCCAGGTTCTGTCGCAGATGAGTCTGCAGGTCCTGGTCCATCGCCAGGTGCACGATCGAGCTTGCGATCACCGCCTGGGGGGCCCCCATGCCCGCGACGATCAGCTGTCGCAGGGTGGCGAGCGCGGACTCGGACGTGATCGAGTTCGTCGGGTCATCCGCGGCCGCCTGGAGGCTGGCGACCATGTCCGTGTCCGGATCGGCGCCGGCCTCGAGTCGCTCGCGATAGATCGTGCGGGCGATGTCGTACAGCTGGTCGCTGCACTCCGCGATGACCGCGGCATCCATGTCCTGGATCGCGAACGAGTATCTGATTCCGATGTCGCGGACCCGATTCATCAGTTCGGAAGGGGCACCGATCAGAATGGCGAAGCAGTCGATGACGAACGGCGCGGCGAAGTCTCGCACGGCATCAGGCGACGGGTTCTGCAGAAGCTCGCGGATACCGCGGCGTGCGGCCTCTCTGAACTCGCCCTCCCGTTCTTTGAGCAGTGACCGCCGCAGCACCCGGTCGATCGCCGTCCGGTACTCCCCGTGCTTGGGGGGGTCGATGTGCAGCGGTGGGCGAGGCGACTTGCGCGGAACGGCGGGAACGACGTTCTGCACCGAGGTGATGAAGCCTTCGTCGTCCTGGACGATGCGGGTGACGTCGTCATAGGTCAGCGCGGACCAGAATCCCCCGAAGTCGCTGCTCCAGGGAAAGCCGTTCGTCTTGCGGAGTTCGGCGTAGTCGGCGTGCGCGCTGCCGAACGTCTCGTCGAGAGCCGGTGACCACTCCGACGGTCGCGGAGCGGTCGCGTTCTCGGGGACGTGAATGGTCATCAGAGGATCCTCCTTCTCGCCCAGCGGGCGATTGCTTCGAGCAGGACGACGATCGCGACGAAGCTCACGAGCACTCCCGCCGTGGTCTGGTAATCGAGCGTGGCGACCGACTCCTCGAGGATGAACCCGACGCCGCCGGCGCCGACGATCCCGAGGACGGCGGACTCGCGCAGCGCGAGATCGCTGGTCAGCATCCCGTTCGAGATGAACGATGGCACGAACTGCGGCCACACTCCCGACACGAACACCTGGATGCGACCCGCCCCCGTGGCCTGCAGCGCCCGGATCGGCGCAGGGTCGACCTTCTCGAGGGAGTCAGCGAACAGCTTCGCGGACAGCACGGTGCACGAGATCGTCAGCGCCAGGAAGCCGGCGAACGGGCCCAGTCCGAGCGCCGCCACGAAGAGCAGCGCGAAGATGATGTCCGGGACACCGCGGACGAGGACGAGCGCGCCTCGGATGGCGAGGCTGAGGGGCTCGAACCGAATGAGATGTCGGGTGGACAGGATCGCGAGCACGAGGCCGAAGACGCCACCGACCGTCGTCGCGGTGATCGCCATCAGGAAGCTCTCGAGCACACCGATGAGAACCTCAGCCGAGATGTTCGGCGGAAAGAAGCCGGCGAGCATGCTGAGGGCGATATCGACGGAGCGGCCCATCCGCGCGAAATCGATCTGCAGCTGGGTGAGCGAGAACATGAACGCGCCCGCAGCCGCGACCGCCCCGCCGACACGGAAGCCACGAGAGACGTTCCAGCCGAGCACGCGAGGATCCTCGCGTTTCCCATACAGCGCGACAGCGCTGTTCTCTTCTGCATGCTCTGCGACCGCTCGCTGCACGAGATAGGCGATGAGCTCCAGGATGAGCAGGAGCACGACGATGAAGACGATGATCCCGAGGGCTCTCTGGTAATTGAGGCTCCCGATCGCCGTCTGCAGGGCCACGCCGATCCCGCCGGCCCCCACGAGGCCGAGCACCGCCGACGCACGGATGTTGATGTCCAGCCGGTAGAGCACAAGCGACGAAACGGCGGGCAGCGCTCGCGACAACGTCGTGGCCAGGAAGATCTGGGTGCGAGACGCGCCCACCGCGGCAACGGCGTCGTTCGCCACCGGGTCCTGCTCTTCGAAGACGTCGGTCATGAGCTTGCCGATCATGCCGATCGAGTGCGCGGCGACGGCAAGCGCTCCCGCCAACGGGCCGAGCCCGAAGATACGGACGAAGATGATGGCGAACAGGAGCGTGGGCACGGCGCGGCTGAGGACGATGATCGCCCGGGCGACCCATTGCACCGCTCGGGGGCCGCTGTACCGATTCGACGCGGCGGCGGCGAGGGGAAGCGAGACGATGGTCGCCAGGCCGGTTCCCGCGATGGCGATCCACAGCGTCTCGAGCGTGAGTTCGAGGAGCGACCCGGGGTCGTCCACGACCGGCGGGACCATGCGCTGGAGCAGCGCGGCGATGTCTTCGAAGCCCGCGAGGACCGCGTCGGGGCGGGCGTCGATCCACCACATCCCGAACAGGGAGACGACGAGGTACCCGAGGGGGACGGCCCATGTCGCGATGACTCGCCGCTGCCGAGGCGGCGGGACGGGAGTCGACGACGTCGACGGCGGCCGGGTCTGGATGGCAGGCACGTCAGGCCTCCGGCGGATCGTCGTAGATCGCCCGGATCTGTTCCTCGGTCGTCTGCGTGGTAGGCCGGTCGAGGCAGATCGCTCCGCTTCGAACGGCGACGACCCGGTCTGCCACTTGCATGGCGTAGTCGACCTGGTGCAGCGAGCAGATGACGGTGAAACCCTCCTCGTCGCTCAGGCGCTTGAGTGTCGACAGGACGCTCAGGCTGGCTCGCGGGTCCAAAGATGCAACTGGCTCATCCGCGAGCACGACCTCGGCGTCCTGCATCAGCGCTCGCGCGATCGCGACGCGCTGCTGCTGCCCGCCCGAAAGAGTGTCTGCACGCTGGAAGCGCTGGTCGATGAGGCCCACCCGCTCGAGATTGTCCAGGGCTCGCTCACGAAGTCGCCGTGGATAGGTCGCCACGCCGTAGCGGGGCATTCGGAGCGACCCGAGAGATCCCATGAGCACGTTCTCGAGCGCACTCAGGCGTCCGACCAACCCGAACTGCTGGAAGACGAAACCCACCCTCGTTCGAAGGCGTCGCAGCTCAGACGGGCTGCAACGGCCCAGGTCGAGACCCAGCACCGACACCTGTCCCGCGACCGCGCGGTGGGAGCCGTTGAGGAGCCGCAGCAGGGTGGACTTGCCCGCGCCTGAGGGCCCGACGAGGGCGATGAACTCGCCGGCGCGGGCGCGGATGTCGATGTCTTCGAGTACGACGTGCTCGCCGAAGGCCATCCGCACCCCCCTCATCTCGATGGGGTGG from Microbacter sp. GSS18 harbors:
- a CDS encoding ABC transporter substrate-binding protein — its product is MKKRLAILGIMAAGALALSGCTDSGAPTATEGGSDADGEMTTVRVAALPIAETGALWAAMEEGIFADYGLELDIVPAQGGALAIPALISGDIQFAVGQPFGPMRAELQDLGIVILSNYADSLAEGQDVNAVVALGDSGIESPADLSGKRVSVNSLGAAGDVTIMKAVEDDGGDPTTIEFVEVAFPDVQAQLEGGTIDAGWVPDPFRGMIVGAGGVEVVYPYQATIPGLTVLTNYTTQELMDSDPELVASYTSAMAEALEWAASNEDAVDAAIASNLDIPLEAAQSLTISSFTPVLDVDKVQELAQLAVDYGVLDEMPDFDVMIQLQ
- a CDS encoding ABC transporter ATP-binding protein, coding for MPERDTLLEVEHLKKVYESATGSVEAIGDISFSMQKGELVCIVGPSGCGKTTLLKCIAGLLKPTEGTVMLHGGRVTAPPPDMALVFQEYGRSLYPWLTVRGNVELPLKHKKMSKAHRDQLIDDALEAVGLGHAHKSYPWQLSGGMQQRVAIARAVAYQPEVLIMDEPFAAVDAQTRADLEDLVRRLHLERGMSILFVTHDIDESVYLGERVVVLSKSPTWVQEDLAIDLDADRDQITTRALPRFTELRTHVYEQIQRAKRGEAIRPTA
- the phnC gene encoding phosphonate ABC transporter ATP-binding protein, whose translation is MTLIVSESDPMVAEAIHPIEMRGVRMAFGEHVVLEDIDIRARAGEFIALVGPSGAGKSTLLRLLNGSHRAVAGQVSVLGLDLGRCSPSELRRLRTRVGFVFQQFGLVGRLSALENVLMGSLGSLRMPRYGVATYPRRLRERALDNLERVGLIDQRFQRADTLSGGQQQRVAIARALMQDAEVVLADEPVASLDPRASLSVLSTLKRLSDEEGFTVICSLHQVDYAMQVADRVVAVRSGAICLDRPTTQTTEEQIRAIYDDPPEA
- a CDS encoding cytochrome P450 encodes the protein MTIHVPENATAPRPSEWSPALDETFGSAHADYAELRKTNGFPWSSDFGGFWSALTYDDVTRIVQDDEGFITSVQNVVPAVPRKSPRPPLHIDPPKHGEYRTAIDRVLRRSLLKEREGEFREAARRGIRELLQNPSPDAVRDFAAPFVIDCFAILIGAPSELMNRVRDIGIRYSFAIQDMDAAVIAECSDQLYDIARTIYRERLEAGADPDTDMVASLQAAADDPTNSITSESALATLRQLIVAGMGAPQAVIASSIVHLAMDQDLQTHLRQNLDEMPAAAEEFLRMHAPYRVFSRTATKDTQIHGRTVRAGEAVALIYPSANRDETVYDNPDEFVLRRAGNAHLTFGRGAHKCPAANMGRMEVAIALEELLNATEQFTLDGEVQMMNWLEYGPKAVPLSLSPARG
- a CDS encoding iron-sulfur cluster-binding domain-containing protein; its protein translation is MLPAAGYRFVASGIGITPILPMIEHCEETGVPWSLDYIVRERGRAAYLDRLPERGVTLHITSEHGRPDLDAIAFGDGTGRRLYACGSTSLLVGLEEAARRVDAGPLHAEWFAPRPVVAAADARDEFEVAFNRSGVSAVVQAADSIVDAASRVGVDIPVSCSQGVCGSCETSLLGGVVDHRDSVLTDTERSEGLVMMPCVSRARSDTLVLDA
- a CDS encoding cytochrome P450, encoding MGFSYSHHMADNNGVVELFAAESDELARLRAEPPVSWSEDHGGYWKLSTYPLVVECLRDPSQYRSGRPFMFVRDQPSFIPLTYNGEAHALYRAALTPLFRPSRISLLEPMIRPIVRDYVVRFARAGGGDFADSVGGPLPAHVLCVFLGLPVEDVGLLKSLSLNPTRPMTSDELAEIDGRVNDHIDSIIAERRRAPRDPEHDFFSALFETRIDDRELSPDELREIGKQMISAGHGTTTAAMNSMMARFASDPELKEGLNEGRYEIAAAVEEILRWAPPLAGVGREANVPGEVGSTPIGRDQAIELGIAAANHDPQEFADPERTDYARRPNRHLSFGAGIHACLGAPLARLELRILLEELVASGHHYVLGDRPTPSPFRPFRFLSLPIAVRS
- the phnE gene encoding phosphonate ABC transporter, permease protein PhnE, which produces MPAIQTRPPSTSSTPVPPPRQRRVIATWAVPLGYLVVSLFGMWWIDARPDAVLAGFEDIAALLQRMVPPVVDDPGSLLELTLETLWIAIAGTGLATIVSLPLAAAASNRYSGPRAVQWVARAIIVLSRAVPTLLFAIIFVRIFGLGPLAGALAVAAHSIGMIGKLMTDVFEEQDPVANDAVAAVGASRTQIFLATTLSRALPAVSSLVLYRLDINIRASAVLGLVGAGGIGVALQTAIGSLNYQRALGIIVFIVVLLLILELIAYLVQRAVAEHAEENSAVALYGKREDPRVLGWNVSRGFRVGGAVAAAGAFMFSLTQLQIDFARMGRSVDIALSMLAGFFPPNISAEVLIGVLESFLMAITATTVGGVFGLVLAILSTRHLIRFEPLSLAIRGALVLVRGVPDIIFALLFVAALGLGPFAGFLALTISCTVLSAKLFADSLEKVDPAPIRALQATGAGRIQVFVSGVWPQFVPSFISNGMLTSDLALRESAVLGIVGAGGVGFILEESVATLDYQTTAGVLVSFVAIVVLLEAIARWARRRIL
- a CDS encoding HtaA domain-containing protein translates to MSLHAGVPGPDPRGEGPRRADLGLAWGVRGSFLRYVVGSGGRAQVRRGAASTMSGEFYFPLVGVEYDEEGCVREARFGGEVEFTAHGGMLRVVIGDPLLTVHGRAAVLSFVPSAGESTEEPIDVVDVVLEGAKADGAVQMWHEAATALTHTGAELFGWSYATGEPMAALTVRVPAGRPSGREDE
- a CDS encoding ABC transporter permease, with the translated sequence MTLYTSTVVVPRRGPALWRKVGESTAYALGLPIILLVIWGVWSSVSPEIFFPSPLTIFAAFWETWVGPAFFEDILPSLGRLAGGIVLSVTIGVVAGTLIGLNRWLRELLEPMLEFFRAVPPPVLIPIIAVLLGPTDAMKITVIVVGAVWPVLLNTIDGVRSTDSVMTETSRSFALTVGETIRFLVLPAASPRIMAGVRQSLSIALILMVISEMFYSSSGLGYRIVYFQRNYLIAEMWSGILLLGLIGVLLAAIFGFAERRVLRWYHGIKEVERA
- a CDS encoding ABC transporter permease, encoding MRKVALGAAGIAGFLLTWQLIPTLGLLNPATFPPASEVLARLAADMLDVEFWRNVGRTMTAWGIGLVIAVSLATVLGTVIGLVPFLRRSTHTTVEFLRPIPSVALIPLAILMFGIQLQAALVIIVFASFWQVFVQVLYGVADVDAVARDTARSFGLSRGSRIVNLVLPTALPYLMTGVRLAATVALILAVTAEMTIGNPGVGREIVFAQSAGDYVGVYALVIVTGLLGLVVNLVFRAIERRALSWHQSVRGEEVL